The sequence below is a genomic window from Rhinopithecus roxellana isolate Shanxi Qingling chromosome 7, ASM756505v1, whole genome shotgun sequence.
GCCTGCTGGTCACTTCCTGTTGTGTGGTCCAGTTTCTAACAGACTGTTACATGTAGGACTCTCCCTGTTAGCCTAGGAGCTCCCTAGAAGCAAAGGCTGGGAGTTCTCCCTTCTTGGCCTGCCCTGCAGCACTGAATTCCAGAGAGGAATAGAATTTCACAAACAACTCCAGTACTGCCACCCCAACTCCCCTATCCCCATCACCGTGACGATAACCTTACCAGTAATTTTTAAGGCTGAGGTAAAAATGTGCTGTGTAAAGTGGGGCATTCAGACATGATAGGACCCCTATTCCCACTAGACCCAGGGGCAGGAAACTGGGTGATTGTGTGTTTAGGTAtgattgtgtgtgtatttggaggTGGGAGGGGGCGCTGTCTATTGTGGGACTATCAGTTGCAGGGCTGAGTTGGAATAGTGTGATGTCAAAATATGTCACAGAAAAATCTCTAACCAGAGCAAATGGCAATGCAGATCTCTGCAGAGAGAGGTTCAAATGAACTTTCCTTTTCacctgctcttttcttttctggataACCAGCTGTTATCTTGCTCCAATTTTAATATTCAGTTATGTAGCGTGTTCTTTATCACACTGATGATTCAAGTGTCAAGCCAAGCAAGGTAGCCGGCACAAAATTAATGTTTGCCAGACAGAAGCAGGAGCTCCAAGGCTAGAGTGTAGCTGCCAGCCTCTTTCCACGCTCAGTGCTGGTCCACAATCTTCCACTTCAGGTGAATGTGTGAATCTTATTACTGTGGCAAGCAATCACAGGCCTGGTGTACTGTCCAGCTGTTCCTGGACCAAGGGTGCTTGcttctctccccctctcttcctcttccttccctctccttccccttcccctctctcctctcctcccagaTCCCCCATCTCCTGGTGCCACTCTACAGAGAGGGGACACATTGGTGAGGGACTTCCCAGGGAGGGGTCATTGGGTTTTAGCAGGCTGGTCACTGAGCTAGCCGATGACCAGAGGTGCAGAGGTATATTGTGGTGGGTAGTGGCTAGGTCTTGTTTTTATTCCATCTTTGTTGGTATTTGGGCATTTGGAGGATTGAGAGCCTTAACCAGAAGGGTGTGGCTTGcaccagatttatttatttaaaaagctattgGGAACCTATCTCACACACCAGGAATATGAATCACGTAAGGCCTTCAAGAAGTTCCCTTCCTAGATAGGGAGCTAGATGGGGACAAAAATAATAAGAGGAGGAGAGTAGAGGAGAAACAGTCCACTTCATGGTTCTCAAGGGGAATTTGGGGTTCCATTGATGACCACATTAAAATATCTTCCCAACAGGACAGCCAATAGAGGGTCTGGCTTAGACCCATGCTCATATCACCTCTCTGAGGGAGAGATGTTGGTAGGCCTCTTGGATGGCGAATATTGAAGCCCAGAGAGTACCTTTCTTGAGGCTCCCATTTCATTGTCTTAGCAGATCCTAGATTGCAAACCTAGTTTTCGGATCTGTGAGACTCCTATTCTGAGATTCTGAAGCCTGAGCATGGTTCTGTAGGCAATTTAGGAAGCTATGGATGGAAGGTGAAACTTCAGGGCCACTTCTCAGTCTCAGATGAAATGTCAGTGAGAGCCCAGACTAATATGAAACTGAAGCTTGAATCCAACAGAACCCTGTGAGGACTCAATAGACTGTTTTGccagatacttttcaaaaattcGGTGATGTTGGAGCCAAcatccctttttcctttcttgtttctccCTATCCTCATCCCCTTTGATAATTGATAATACCTCCCACAACCAATAGCACCACTAGGCCTTTCACACAACTGCAGGTCCCCCTGCCAGTGGTCCCCTGAGCTTAGGATGGTCTGAAGGGAGTGGACCCAACAAGAAGGTAGTGAGGGAAGGCTTCTTGTTGCTCAGTGTAGAGATTTACTGCTTTGGGGCCCAGAGGGAGCTGGCCCAGCAAGCCAAGCATATCGAGTGGATTAAGATTTGCCCCAcattttcccttactttctttcTCGTTCCACTCAAGCCTGATGTCCGGTGAAAGCAAACCCAGCCTGGATGCTTGCTCACTAgtatctgtctctctgtctttgtctctcctATCTCCTTCAGACCCCACTGTGATGCTTCCTGACTGATAATGTTATAACAGTGCCTGGAAGCCTGAGGCTGAATTTCCAGCTGGACGTACCTCAGTTGTCCCCATCATCATGGAGACCCAAAAGGATGAAGCTGCTCAGGCCAAAGGAGCTGCAGCCTCTGGGAGTACCCATGAACAAACGACAGAAAAAGGAGCCAAGAACAAGGCAGCTAAGGCGACAGAAGGACCAACATCAGAGCCATCCTCATCCGGCCCAGGTAGGCTGAAGAAAACTGCCATGAAACTCTTTGGTGGCAAGAAGGGTATCTGTACTCTGCCTAGTTTCTTTGGAGGGGGACGGAGCAAAGGTTCTGGGAAAGGCAGCTCCAAGAAAAGTCTCAGCAAGAGCAAGACCCACGATGGGCTGAGTGAAGCAGCCCATGGCCCTGAAGATGTTGTCAGTGATGGAACTGGCTTCTCCCTGCCTTTGCCTGAGTTACCCTGCCGATTTCCCAGCTCTCAGAGTGCCCATGGGGCTTTGGAGACAGGCTCCAGATGTAACACGTCTGTGGCTGGAGCCACAGAGAAAGCTGTGGCTGAGAAGTTTCCCTCTATGCCTAAGCCAAAGAAAGGCCTAAAAGGCTTTTTTAGCAGTATCCGCCGTCACCGGAAGAGCAAGGTCACTGGGGCTGAACAAAGTGAGCCAGGGGCCAAGGGGCCTGAGAGGGTCAAAGCCAGGCCTCATGAGCACGTGAGCGCAGCCCCTCAGGTGCCCTGCTCTGAAGAGACCTTCCAAGCCCCTAGAAAGGAAAATGCTAACCCCCAAGATGCCTCTGGGCCAAAAGTTTCTCCAACACCAGAGCCTTCTCCACCAACTACTGAGAAAATGGCCTGTAAAGATCCAGAAAAACCCATGGAGGCCTGTGCCTCAGCACATGTGCAACCCAAACCTGCCCCTGAATCCAGTAGCCTAGAGGAACCCCATAGCCCAGAAACAGGGGAGAAGGTAGTAGCAGGAGAGGTAAACCCACCCAATGGCCCTGTGGGGGACCAGCTGAGCCTCTTGTTTGGGGATGTGACATCCCTGAAAAGCTTTGACTCATTGACAGGCTGTGGTGACATTATAGCAGAACAGGACATGGACAGTATGACAGACAGCATGGCCTCTGGGGGCCAGAGAGCAAACCGAGATGGGACCAAGCGAAGTTCCTGCCTGGTGACCTACcaaggaggtggggaggagatgGCCTTGCCAGATGATGATgacgaggaggaagaggaagaggaagaagaggtagaattagaggaggaagaagaggaggttaaggaggaggaagaagatgatGACTTAGAATATCTGTGGGCAACTGCTCAGATGTATCCAAGGCCCGATATGAACCTGGGCTACCATCCCACCACATCCCCAGGCCACCACGGCTACATGCTCCTTGACCCAGTTAGGTCTTATCCTGGCCTAGCCCCTGGGGAACTTTTGACTCCTCAGAGTGACCAGCAAGAATCCGCCCCCAATAGTGATGAAGGTTATTATGactccaccacacctggatttGAGGATGATTCAGGTGAGGCCCTGGGGCTTGTCCACAGGGATTGTCTACCCCGAGACAGTTACAGTGGAGATGCCCTATATGAGTTCTATGAGCCAGATGACAGCCTTGAGAACTCTCCACCTGGAGATGACTGCCTTTATGACCTCCATGGTCGAAGCTCTGAGATGTTTGACCCCTTCTTAAACTTTGAGCCCTTTTCTTCCTCCCGGCCACCTGGGGCAATGGAGACAGAGGAAGAACGGCTAGTGACCATCCAGAAACAGTTGTTGTATTGGGAGCTTCGGCGGGAGCAGCTTGAGGCCCAGGAGGCACGTGCCCGAGAAGCTCGTGCCAGGGAGGCCCACACCAGGGAGGCCTATACTCGAGAGTCTCATGGCAGGGAAGCCTATGCCAGGGAGGCCCACACTTGGGAAGCTCGTGGCAGGGAGGCCAGAACCCGAGAACCCCAGGCCCGAGAGGCTCGTTCTAGAGAGACTCAAGTCCGAGAGGCCCAGGCCCGGCAGGAGAAGCCCGTCTTAGAGTATCAGATGAGGCCCTTAGGCCCATCAGTGATGGGCCTGGCAGCAGGGCTATCAGGGACCTCTCAGATTTCCCACCGGGGAATTACCTCAGCTTTTCCCACCACTGCGAGCAGTGAGCCAGACTGGAGGGACTTCCGTCCTCTGGAGAAGCGTTATGAAGGAACCTGCTCCAAGAAAGATCAAAGTACCTGCCTGATGCAGCTCTTCCAGAGTGATGCCATGT
It includes:
- the AMER1 gene encoding APC membrane recruitment protein 1, producing the protein METQKDEAAQAKGAAASGSTHEQTTEKGAKNKAAKATEGPTSEPSSSGPGRLKKTAMKLFGGKKGICTLPSFFGGGRSKGSGKGSSKKSLSKSKTHDGLSEAAHGPEDVVSDGTGFSLPLPELPCRFPSSQSAHGALETGSRCNTSVAGATEKAVAEKFPSMPKPKKGLKGFFSSIRRHRKSKVTGAEQSEPGAKGPERVKARPHEHVSAAPQVPCSEETFQAPRKENANPQDASGPKVSPTPEPSPPTTEKMACKDPEKPMEACASAHVQPKPAPESSSLEEPHSPETGEKVVAGEVNPPNGPVGDQLSLLFGDVTSLKSFDSLTGCGDIIAEQDMDSMTDSMASGGQRANRDGTKRSSCLVTYQGGGEEMALPDDDDEEEEEEEEEVELEEEEEEVKEEEEDDDLEYLWATAQMYPRPDMNLGYHPTTSPGHHGYMLLDPVRSYPGLAPGELLTPQSDQQESAPNSDEGYYDSTTPGFEDDSGEALGLVHRDCLPRDSYSGDALYEFYEPDDSLENSPPGDDCLYDLHGRSSEMFDPFLNFEPFSSSRPPGAMETEEERLVTIQKQLLYWELRREQLEAQEARAREARAREAHTREAYTRESHGREAYAREAHTWEARGREARTREPQAREARSRETQVREAQARQEKPVLEYQMRPLGPSVMGLAAGLSGTSQISHRGITSAFPTTASSEPDWRDFRPLEKRYEGTCSKKDQSTCLMQLFQSDAMFEPDMQEANFGGSPRRAYPTYSPPEDPEEEEVEKEGNATVSFSQALVEFTSNGNLFSSMSYSSDSDSSFTQNLPELPPMVTFDIADVERDGEGKCEENPEFHNDEDLAASLEAFELGYYHKHAFNNYHSRFYQGLPWGVSSLPRHLGLPGLHPRPPPAAMALNRRSRSLDTAETLEMELSNSHLAQGYLESDELQAQQEDSDEEDEEEEEGEWSRDSPLSLYTEPPGAYDWPAWAPCPIPVGPGPAWVSPNQLDRPSSQSPYEQATCCIPPMTTSVSLSVPESRAPGESGPQLARPSHLHLPMGPCYNLQPQASQSVRARPRDVLLPVDEPSCSSSSEGFSPSPLPQAKPVGITHGIPQLPRVQPEHPQPQPTHYGLSSLDLSKERSEQGTSLATSYSSTAMNGNLAK